A region of Streptomyces sp. NBC_01750 DNA encodes the following proteins:
- a CDS encoding ABC transporter ATP-binding protein: MKASSSPHAVELRGITKRFPGVVANHDIDITVRRGTVHALVGENGAGKSTLMKILYGMQKPDEGTIAVDGEQVSFHDPGDAIARGIGMVHQHFMLADYLTVLENVVLGSEKLYGIGDKARAKIKEISDAYGLGVRPDVLVEDLGVADRQRVEILKVLYRGARTLILDEPTAVLVPQEVDALFDNLRELKAEGLTVIFISHKLGEVLTVADEITVIRRGTTVGNADPKTVTTKQLAELMVGAELPSPETRESTVTDVPMLQVQDLRLTATDPDGVVRAVLDGITFTIHKGEVLGIAGVEGNGQSELVEAIMGMRHPDTGAVSLDGADISRTPTRKRREDGMAVIPEDRHRHGLLLEAPLWENRILGHVTEKPNSKGPFLDLKAARADTARIVREYDVRTPGIEVTAASLSGGNQQKLIVGREMSHNPKLLIAAHPTRGVDVGAQAQIWDQIREARREGLAVLLISADLDELIGLSDTLRVMYRGRLVADADPAAITPEELGSAMTGAATGHLEHPEDSAPEDEAR; encoded by the coding sequence ATCAAAGCGTCCAGCAGTCCCCATGCCGTAGAGCTCCGCGGCATCACCAAGCGATTCCCCGGAGTCGTGGCCAACCACGACATCGACATCACCGTGCGCCGCGGCACCGTCCACGCCCTCGTGGGCGAGAACGGCGCCGGCAAGTCCACTCTGATGAAGATCCTTTACGGCATGCAGAAGCCGGACGAGGGCACTATCGCGGTGGACGGCGAGCAGGTCTCGTTCCATGACCCCGGCGACGCCATCGCCCGCGGCATCGGCATGGTGCACCAGCACTTCATGCTCGCGGACTACCTCACGGTTCTCGAGAACGTCGTCCTCGGCTCCGAAAAGCTGTACGGCATCGGCGACAAGGCTCGCGCCAAGATCAAGGAGATCTCGGACGCGTACGGCCTCGGCGTCCGCCCGGACGTCCTCGTCGAGGACCTCGGTGTCGCCGACCGCCAGCGCGTCGAGATCCTCAAGGTCCTCTACCGCGGCGCCCGCACCCTCATCCTCGACGAGCCGACCGCCGTGCTCGTCCCGCAGGAGGTCGACGCGCTCTTCGACAACCTGCGCGAGCTCAAGGCCGAGGGGCTGACCGTCATCTTCATCTCCCACAAGCTGGGCGAGGTACTGACGGTCGCCGACGAGATCACCGTCATCCGGCGCGGTACGACGGTCGGCAACGCCGACCCGAAGACCGTCACCACCAAGCAGCTCGCCGAGCTGATGGTCGGCGCCGAGCTGCCCTCGCCGGAGACCCGCGAGTCGACTGTCACTGATGTGCCCATGCTCCAGGTCCAGGACCTGCGGCTGACCGCCACCGACCCCGATGGTGTCGTCCGCGCGGTGCTCGACGGCATCACCTTCACCATCCACAAGGGTGAGGTGCTGGGCATCGCCGGTGTCGAGGGCAACGGCCAGTCCGAATTGGTCGAGGCGATCATGGGCATGCGCCACCCGGACACCGGTGCGGTATCCCTGGACGGCGCCGACATCTCGCGGACGCCGACCCGCAAGCGGCGCGAGGACGGGATGGCCGTCATCCCCGAGGACCGCCACCGGCACGGACTGCTGCTGGAAGCCCCGCTGTGGGAGAACCGCATCCTCGGCCACGTCACCGAGAAGCCCAACAGCAAGGGCCCGTTCCTCGACCTCAAGGCGGCCCGCGCCGACACCGCGCGGATCGTGCGCGAGTACGACGTCCGCACCCCCGGCATCGAGGTCACCGCGGCCTCTCTCTCCGGCGGCAACCAGCAGAAGCTGATCGTCGGCCGCGAGATGAGCCACAACCCCAAGCTGCTGATCGCAGCGCACCCCACCCGGGGCGTGGACGTCGGTGCGCAGGCGCAGATCTGGGACCAGATCCGCGAGGCGCGCCGCGAGGGCCTTGCGGTGCTGCTCATCTCCGCCGACCTGGACGAGCTCATCGGGCTGTCCGACACCCTGCGGGTGATGTACCGCGGCCGGCTGGTCGCGGACGCCGACCCCGCGGCGATCACCCCCGAGGAGCTGGGCTCGGCCATGACCGGCGCGGCTACCGGCCACCTCGAGCACCCTGAAGACAGCGCCCCGGAGGACGAGGCCCGATGA
- a CDS encoding ABC transporter permease: MKKFDKERVLLGLAAPLLAIVAAFLVSALVLAATGKEPFSAFGIMFDYGVKSDSQVYILNKATTYYLAGLAVAIGFRMNLFNIGVDGQYRLAAFFAAAVGGALTLPGALQIPLIIITAMIVGAMWAGIAGVLKVTRGVSEVVSTIMLNMIATAIIGYLLQPGRLGHLDVAGTKVSTTPLPESSHFFEFPTTPEPIWGFIVVAVVAGIGYWFTLSRTRFGFDLRTVGQSGSAAEASGVNVKKMVVTSMLISGAMAGLIGMPTLLNDSYEYSGDFPVGIGFTGIAIALLGRNHPIGIALGAILWGFLERGSGKLEFEGYDKEIVGVIQGVIVLCVVIAYEVVRRYGLKRQQRQVGEKLADQARNSDNQEVSA, from the coding sequence ATGAAGAAGTTCGACAAGGAGCGAGTGCTCCTCGGGCTGGCGGCTCCGCTGCTCGCGATCGTGGCCGCGTTCCTGGTCTCGGCGCTGGTGCTGGCGGCCACCGGCAAGGAGCCGTTCAGTGCCTTCGGCATCATGTTCGACTATGGCGTGAAGTCGGACAGCCAGGTCTACATTCTCAACAAGGCGACGACGTACTACCTGGCGGGTCTCGCGGTAGCCATCGGCTTCCGGATGAACCTGTTCAACATCGGCGTCGACGGCCAGTACCGGCTCGCCGCGTTCTTCGCCGCTGCAGTCGGAGGCGCGCTGACGCTGCCCGGCGCCCTGCAGATCCCGCTGATCATCATCACCGCGATGATCGTCGGTGCCATGTGGGCTGGTATCGCCGGTGTCCTCAAGGTCACCCGGGGCGTCAGTGAGGTCGTCTCGACGATCATGCTCAACATGATCGCGACGGCCATCATCGGCTATCTGCTCCAGCCCGGCCGCCTCGGCCACCTGGATGTCGCGGGGACGAAGGTGTCCACCACGCCGCTCCCCGAGTCCTCCCACTTCTTCGAGTTCCCGACGACGCCGGAACCGATCTGGGGCTTCATCGTCGTCGCGGTCGTGGCCGGCATTGGGTACTGGTTCACACTCTCCCGCACCCGTTTCGGCTTCGACCTGCGCACCGTCGGCCAGTCCGGCTCCGCCGCCGAGGCGAGCGGTGTGAACGTCAAGAAGATGGTCGTCACCTCCATGCTGATCTCCGGTGCCATGGCCGGTCTGATCGGTATGCCGACGCTGCTGAACGACTCGTACGAGTACAGCGGCGACTTCCCCGTCGGTATCGGCTTCACCGGTATCGCCATCGCCCTCCTCGGCCGCAACCACCCCATCGGCATCGCCCTCGGCGCCATCCTCTGGGGCTTCCTGGAGCGCGGCTCCGGAAAGCTCGAGTTCGAGGGCTACGACAAGGAGATCGTCGGCGTCATCCAGGGCGTCATCGTGCTCTGCGTCGTCATCGCCTACGAAGTGGTGCGCCGCTACGGCCTCAAGCGCCAGCAGCGGCAGGTCGGCGAGAAGCTCGCCGACCAGGCCCGTAACTCCGACAACCAGGAGGTGTCGGCGTGA
- a CDS encoding ABC transporter permease, with protein MTATATSTPPPAAPKVSGGKGGRSRLSFPVILLIVAGSLIALSAVRAITGAQDLTSAGQISAALSMAVPIGLAGLGGLWAERAGVVNIGLEGMMILGTFFGAWAGWQTNPWIGVLAGVLGGMAGGLLHAVATVTFGVDHIISGIAINILAVGFTTYFAKLWFNSGEAAAKGGSPKQSPPAEEIPSVTVPGLSDWLVSIEKHHWFFVSDLAGILGGLVSNLSLLTILAVVLFFATFLVLWKTSFGLRLRSCGENPIASESLGVNVYKYKYIAVIVSGGMAGLGGAFLSLVTSHIYNEGQTGGRGYIGLAAMIFGNWRPGGLAMGAGLFGFADALQLRAGGQSVHALLLLLAVLLAGLALWKLYRKAYLTAVISAVIAAGVLVWYLGTDTVPTEFVSATPYVVTLLVLSISAQRLRMPKADGMRYRKGQGK; from the coding sequence GTGACCGCCACGGCGACTTCCACCCCGCCGCCCGCGGCCCCCAAGGTCTCCGGCGGCAAGGGCGGCCGCTCCCGCCTCTCATTCCCTGTCATCCTGCTGATCGTCGCGGGCTCGCTCATCGCGCTGTCCGCCGTACGCGCCATCACCGGAGCGCAGGACCTCACCTCGGCGGGCCAGATCAGCGCCGCGCTCTCGATGGCCGTGCCGATCGGTCTGGCCGGTCTCGGCGGTCTGTGGGCCGAGCGGGCCGGTGTGGTCAACATCGGCCTCGAAGGAATGATGATCCTCGGCACCTTCTTCGGTGCCTGGGCCGGTTGGCAGACCAACCCGTGGATCGGCGTTCTCGCCGGTGTACTGGGCGGCATGGCTGGTGGTCTGCTGCACGCCGTCGCCACTGTCACCTTCGGTGTCGACCACATCATCTCCGGTATCGCGATCAACATCCTGGCAGTCGGCTTCACGACGTACTTCGCCAAGCTGTGGTTCAACTCCGGTGAGGCCGCGGCGAAGGGCGGCAGCCCCAAGCAGTCCCCGCCGGCCGAGGAGATCCCTTCGGTGACCGTTCCGGGGCTCTCCGACTGGCTCGTCTCGATCGAGAAGCACCACTGGTTCTTCGTGTCGGACCTCGCGGGCATCCTCGGCGGCCTGGTCAGCAACCTGTCGCTGCTGACGATCCTGGCCGTGGTGCTCTTCTTCGCCACCTTCCTGGTGCTGTGGAAGACCTCGTTCGGTCTGCGGCTGCGCTCCTGCGGCGAGAACCCGATCGCGTCGGAGTCGCTGGGCGTCAACGTCTACAAGTACAAGTACATCGCGGTGATCGTCTCCGGCGGGATGGCCGGACTCGGCGGTGCCTTCCTCTCCCTGGTCACCTCGCACATCTACAACGAGGGCCAGACCGGAGGGCGCGGCTACATCGGCCTCGCGGCGATGATCTTCGGTAACTGGCGGCCCGGTGGACTCGCCATGGGTGCGGGCCTGTTCGGCTTCGCCGACGCGCTCCAGCTGCGTGCCGGCGGCCAGTCCGTCCACGCGCTGCTTCTGCTGCTCGCGGTGCTGCTCGCGGGCCTCGCGCTGTGGAAGCTCTACCGCAAGGCTTACCTTACGGCTGTGATCAGCGCGGTCATCGCCGCCGGTGTGCTGGTCTGGTACCTCGGCACGGACACGGTGCCCACCGAGTTCGTAAGCGCCACTCCGTACGTCGTGACACTGCTCGTCCTCTCGATCTCCGCGCAGCGGCTGCGGATGCCGAAGGCGGACGGTATGCGCTACCGGAAGGGCCAGGGCAAGTGA
- a CDS encoding cytidine deaminase, producing the protein MTPVDWDALRERAREAMSHAYAPYSGYRVGVAALVDDGRTVVGCNVENASYGLSLCAECGLVSQLQATGGGRLTHFTCVDGRGESLVPCGRCRQLLYEFGGPELLLETPGGVLPLSEMLPQAFGPGHLR; encoded by the coding sequence GTGACGCCCGTCGACTGGGACGCTCTGCGCGAGCGGGCGCGTGAGGCCATGTCGCACGCGTACGCCCCGTACTCGGGCTACCGGGTCGGCGTGGCCGCGCTCGTCGACGACGGCCGCACGGTCGTCGGCTGCAACGTCGAGAACGCCTCGTACGGGCTCAGCCTGTGCGCCGAGTGCGGTCTGGTCTCCCAGCTGCAGGCGACGGGCGGCGGCCGGCTGACCCACTTCACCTGCGTGGACGGCCGGGGCGAGTCGCTGGTGCCGTGCGGCAGATGCCGTCAGCTGCTGTACGAATTCGGCGGTCCCGAGCTGCTTCTGGAGACCCCGGGAGGGGTGCTCCCGCTGTCCGAGATGCTGCCGCAGGCCTTCGGGCCCGGGCATCTGCGCTGA
- a CDS encoding thymidine phosphorylase produces the protein MDAISVIRTKRDRGELSPEQIDWVIDAYTRGEVADEQMSALAMAILLNGMNRAEIARWTAAMIASGERMNFDALSRPTADKHSTGGVGDKITLPLAPLVAACGAAVPQLSGRGLGHTGGTLDKLESIPGWRALLSNAEMLDVLDSTGAVICAAGDGLAPADKKLYALRDVTGTVEAIPLIASSIMSKKIAEGTGSLVLDVKVGSGAFMKNIEDARELASTMVGLGTDHGVKTVALLTDMSTPLGLTAGNALEVRESVEVLAGGGPADVVELTLALAHEMLEAAGIKDADPEKALADGSAMDHWRRMIAAQGGDPDAALPVAREQHVVTAPSSGVLTRLDAYDIGVAAWRLGAGRARKEDPVQEGAGIELHAKPGETVTAGQPLLTLHTETPEKFAYALDSLTSAYDIAPAGTEFTANPIVLDRIA, from the coding sequence ATGGACGCCATCTCCGTCATCCGCACCAAGCGGGACCGGGGCGAGCTGAGCCCGGAGCAGATCGACTGGGTCATCGACGCCTACACACGCGGTGAGGTCGCCGACGAGCAGATGTCGGCGCTGGCGATGGCCATCCTGCTGAACGGCATGAACCGTGCGGAGATCGCCCGCTGGACGGCCGCGATGATCGCGTCCGGCGAGCGCATGAACTTCGACGCGCTGTCCCGCCCGACCGCCGACAAGCACTCCACGGGCGGCGTCGGCGACAAGATCACGCTGCCGCTCGCGCCGCTGGTCGCCGCGTGCGGCGCGGCCGTCCCGCAGCTGAGCGGCCGCGGCCTCGGCCACACCGGCGGCACGCTCGACAAGCTCGAGTCCATCCCCGGCTGGCGGGCGCTGCTCTCCAACGCCGAGATGCTGGACGTCCTGGACTCCACCGGCGCCGTGATCTGCGCGGCGGGCGACGGACTCGCCCCGGCGGACAAGAAGCTGTACGCGCTCCGCGATGTCACCGGCACCGTCGAGGCCATCCCGCTCATCGCCTCGTCGATCATGTCGAAGAAGATCGCCGAAGGCACGGGCTCGCTGGTCCTGGATGTGAAGGTCGGCTCCGGCGCCTTTATGAAGAACATCGAGGACGCCCGCGAACTCGCCTCCACCATGGTGGGACTCGGCACCGACCACGGTGTGAAGACCGTCGCGCTGCTCACCGACATGTCCACCCCGCTCGGCCTCACCGCCGGCAACGCTCTCGAGGTCCGCGAGTCCGTCGAGGTGCTGGCGGGCGGCGGCCCCGCCGATGTCGTCGAGCTGACCCTCGCGCTGGCCCACGAGATGCTCGAGGCGGCCGGCATCAAGGACGCGGACCCGGAGAAGGCCCTGGCCGACGGTTCGGCGATGGACCACTGGCGCCGCATGATCGCGGCCCAGGGCGGCGACCCCGACGCCGCACTGCCCGTCGCCCGTGAGCAGCACGTGGTGACGGCGCCTTCCTCCGGCGTCCTCACCCGCCTGGACGCGTACGACATCGGCGTCGCGGCCTGGCGCCTGGGCGCGGGCCGCGCCCGCAAGGAGGACCCGGTCCAGGAGGGCGCGGGCATCGAGCTGCACGCCAAGCCGGGCGAGACGGTGACGGCCGGCCAGCCTCTGCTCACCCTGCACACGGAGACTCCGGAGAAGTTCGCCTACGCGCTGGACTCGCTGACCTCGGCGTACGACATCGCCCCGGCGGGCACGGAGTTCACCGCGAACCCGATCGTGCTGGACCGCATCGCCTGA
- a CDS encoding STAS domain-containing protein, whose protein sequence is MDATQPIVVRIAGRVAAADVPRLCEELGAQLIRSGAREAICEVGGLTHADLAAVNALARLQLTARRLGCRIRLRNAGPELLALLDLVGFGEVVV, encoded by the coding sequence GTGGACGCCACACAGCCGATCGTCGTGCGCATCGCCGGGAGAGTGGCCGCGGCCGATGTGCCGCGTCTGTGCGAGGAGTTGGGCGCTCAGCTCATCCGCAGCGGTGCCAGGGAGGCGATCTGTGAGGTCGGTGGACTCACTCATGCCGATCTGGCCGCTGTGAACGCTCTCGCCCGCCTGCAGCTCACCGCCCGGCGGCTGGGGTGTCGGATCCGGCTGCGCAATGCCGGACCGGAGCTGCTGGCGCTGCTGGATCTGGTGGGGTTCGGCGAGGTCGTCGTCTAG
- a CDS encoding sigma-70 family RNA polymerase sigma factor, translating to MSDLATTQDLDSRLEQHRRELTGYCYRMLGSAFEAEDAVQDTMVRAWRNFEKFEGRSSLRSWLYRIATNVCLDMLSAGNRRARPMDLTSATPVAQAQLNARPEITWLEPVPDGRVLPSVADPAETAVERESIRLAFVAALQHLPPKQRAVLILREVLAWKSAEVAELLGTTVASVNSALQRARATLAESQPASTDADDPLDEEQKKLLDRYVAAFEGYDMKALTALLHEDATMSMPPYDLWLRGHDDIVGWMLGVGEVCRGSKLVPTVANGSPAFAHYHPSGTGEGYEPWALIVLEIRKGMIVGMDFFLDTKRWFPLFELPTRLDGEGAAAG from the coding sequence ATGAGTGATCTGGCAACGACACAGGACCTGGATTCCAGGCTGGAGCAGCACCGCAGGGAGCTGACCGGCTACTGCTACCGCATGCTCGGCTCCGCCTTCGAGGCGGAGGACGCGGTCCAGGACACGATGGTCCGGGCCTGGCGGAACTTCGAGAAGTTCGAGGGGCGCTCCTCGCTGCGCTCGTGGCTCTACCGCATCGCGACGAACGTCTGCCTCGACATGCTGAGCGCGGGCAACCGCCGGGCCCGCCCGATGGACCTCACGTCCGCCACGCCCGTGGCCCAGGCACAGCTCAACGCCCGTCCGGAGATCACCTGGCTGGAGCCGGTGCCGGACGGGCGGGTGCTGCCGTCCGTCGCGGACCCGGCCGAGACCGCGGTGGAGCGGGAGAGCATCCGGCTCGCGTTCGTCGCCGCGCTGCAGCATCTGCCGCCCAAGCAGCGGGCGGTACTGATCCTGCGCGAAGTCCTGGCGTGGAAGTCCGCCGAGGTGGCCGAGCTGTTGGGTACGACGGTGGCCTCGGTCAACAGCGCGCTGCAGCGGGCGCGGGCGACACTGGCGGAGTCGCAGCCCGCGTCGACCGACGCGGACGATCCGCTCGACGAGGAGCAGAAGAAGCTCCTCGACCGCTATGTCGCGGCCTTCGAGGGGTACGACATGAAGGCGCTCACGGCCCTGCTGCACGAAGACGCGACCATGTCCATGCCGCCCTACGACCTGTGGCTGCGCGGCCACGACGACATCGTGGGCTGGATGCTCGGCGTCGGCGAGGTCTGCCGGGGCTCGAAGCTGGTCCCGACCGTGGCCAATGGCTCGCCGGCGTTCGCGCACTACCACCCGAGCGGGACCGGCGAGGGGTACGAGCCGTGGGCGCTCATCGTCCTGGAGATCAGGAAAGGCATGATCGTCGGGATGGACTTCTTCCTTGACACCAAGCGCTGGTTCCCGCTGTTCGAGTTGCCGACGCGGCTGGACGGGGAGGGCGCTGCCGCGGGCTGA
- a CDS encoding L,D-transpeptidase family protein — protein MTRGTHRRRAGVVLGLTGLVVPLTMALGSAPAQAASCTTSTGPYQKQVEKFLGRPVDGKQSAADCKAIRTFQGWHGIKPTIGYAGEITWRTMNTILQQRAAGKTPNKAGRCPTNKGRIACVDLTRQLTWIQDGKKLKYGPVPVRTGKNGTETRTGSKKIYQRSIKHWSTLYRVWMPYSQFFDGGQAFHSTTKSMYNPPGSGGCVNMRPADAKAYWNLLKNGDDVYVYGRKPGT, from the coding sequence ATGACGAGGGGTACACACCGCAGACGGGCAGGCGTCGTGCTCGGTCTGACCGGACTGGTGGTTCCGCTGACCATGGCACTGGGCAGCGCGCCCGCGCAGGCGGCGTCGTGCACGACGTCCACGGGCCCGTACCAGAAGCAGGTGGAGAAGTTCCTGGGCCGCCCGGTGGACGGGAAGCAGTCGGCGGCCGACTGCAAGGCGATCCGGACCTTCCAGGGCTGGCACGGCATCAAGCCGACCATCGGGTACGCGGGCGAGATCACCTGGCGCACCATGAACACGATCCTCCAGCAGCGGGCGGCCGGAAAGACCCCGAACAAGGCGGGCAGGTGCCCGACCAACAAGGGCCGTATCGCGTGCGTGGACCTCACTCGCCAGCTGACGTGGATCCAGGACGGCAAGAAGCTGAAGTACGGCCCGGTGCCGGTGCGCACGGGCAAGAACGGCACCGAGACCCGTACCGGCTCGAAGAAGATCTATCAGCGGAGCATCAAACACTGGTCGACCCTCTACCGCGTATGGATGCCGTACTCGCAGTTCTTCGACGGCGGACAGGCCTTCCACTCCACGACGAAGTCGATGTACAACCCGCCCGGCTCCGGGGGCTGCGTCAACATGCGCCCCGCGGATGCGAAGGCATACTGGAATCTTCTGAAGAACGGCGACGACGTGTACGTCTACGGGCGCAAGCCCGGAACCTGA
- a CDS encoding MFS transporter, producing the protein MPPASTKAPTTVGAAPLSPSPSPTLLAPGGPGYRRMSFALFAAGVATFALLYSTQALLPAVSAGFGVSASAASWTVSAATGALALCVLPLSALSERYGRRTVMTASLAVAVAVGLLVPFAPSLEWLVALRAVQGAALAGLPASAMAYLAEEVRPKALVAAIGLFVAGNSIGGMSGRIVTGWVAQLWGWRAALGAVGLLALACALVFRAMLPKARNFTPGSLNPRALAKTVRGHLADPLLLRLYAIGALFMTVFGAVYTVIGYRLVEAPFNLPQGIIGSIFLVYLVGTVSSAAAGKLVARLGRRGALYLAVTTTTAGLLLSLADSLPAVLLGLVLITAGFFAGHAVASSSVSRTARTGRAQASALYQSAYYLGSSVGGTLGAVAFHSGGWAGTVLLGLLAVLGVVSITLYGTRVARAEHRLVLAAAQR; encoded by the coding sequence ATGCCTCCTGCCAGTACCAAGGCGCCCACCACCGTGGGCGCCGCCCCGCTGTCCCCTTCGCCCTCCCCCACACTCCTCGCCCCGGGCGGCCCCGGTTACCGCCGCATGAGCTTCGCGCTCTTCGCCGCCGGTGTGGCCACCTTCGCCCTCCTCTACTCCACGCAGGCGCTGCTGCCCGCCGTCTCCGCCGGCTTCGGCGTGAGCGCGAGCGCCGCCAGCTGGACGGTCTCCGCCGCGACGGGCGCGCTGGCGCTGTGCGTCCTGCCGCTGAGCGCTCTCTCCGAGCGCTACGGGCGGCGCACCGTGATGACCGCCTCGCTCGCGGTCGCCGTCGCGGTCGGGCTGCTCGTGCCGTTCGCGCCGAGCCTGGAGTGGCTGGTGGCGCTGCGCGCCGTGCAGGGTGCGGCGCTCGCCGGTCTGCCGGCGTCGGCGATGGCATATCTCGCCGAGGAGGTACGGCCCAAGGCGCTGGTCGCCGCGATCGGCCTGTTCGTGGCGGGCAACAGCATCGGCGGCATGAGCGGCCGGATCGTCACCGGCTGGGTGGCACAGCTGTGGGGCTGGCGCGCGGCGCTCGGCGCGGTCGGCCTGTTGGCGCTGGCGTGCGCGCTGGTCTTCCGCGCCATGCTCCCCAAGGCCCGTAATTTCACGCCCGGTTCGCTCAACCCGCGCGCCCTGGCGAAGACGGTCCGCGGCCATCTGGCCGACCCGCTGCTGCTGCGGCTGTACGCGATCGGCGCGCTGTTCATGACCGTCTTCGGCGCGGTCTACACGGTGATCGGCTACCGCCTGGTCGAGGCGCCCTTCAACCTCCCCCAGGGCATCATCGGTTCGATCTTCCTGGTCTATCTGGTCGGTACGGTCTCCTCCGCCGCGGCCGGAAAGCTCGTCGCCCGGCTCGGCCGCCGTGGCGCGCTCTACCTGGCGGTCACCACCACCACCGCGGGCCTGCTGCTCTCGCTGGCGGACTCGCTGCCCGCCGTGCTGCTCGGCCTGGTCCTGATCACCGCGGGTTTCTTCGCGGGCCACGCGGTCGCCTCGTCCTCGGTGAGCCGTACGGCCAGGACTGGCCGCGCTCAGGCATCGGCGCTCTACCAGTCCGCGTACTACCTCGGCAGCAGCGTGGGCGGCACGCTCGGCGCGGTCGCCTTCCACTCCGGCGGCTGGGCGGGGACGGTGCTGCTGGGTCTGCTCGCGGTCCTCGGCGTCGTATCGATCACGCTGTACGGGACCCGGGTGGCGCGGGCCGAGCACCGGCTGGTGCTCGCTGCGGCCCAGCGCTGA
- a CDS encoding LysR family transcriptional regulator, producing the protein MAHQHSSQPRLSPGSYEEYARDTALLLAPRLAYFAGVARHEHVTRAAQEMGVPQSTLSRAIVRLEEDLGVTLFARKGRTVSLTPAGRTFLTSVERALAEVERAAESVQADADPSGGKVAFGFLHTMGSETVPGLIRAFRADHPRIRFTLVQNYGEAMLERLRAGDLDLCLTSPVPDAPDLVARRLDEQRLRLVVPDDHRLAGRKRIRLAEAADETFVTLEPGYGLRRITDDLCAEVGFTPRIAFEGEEAETLRGLVAAGLGVALLPPPAVARPGVVELTVTAPRAVREIGVAWLDGHPDTAPVAAFKKFLLSRRGRLLPE; encoded by the coding sequence ATGGCGCATCAACACAGCTCACAGCCTCGGCTGTCACCAGGCAGTTACGAAGAATACGCAAGGGACACAGCGCTGCTGCTTGCTCCGCGTCTCGCGTACTTCGCCGGGGTCGCCCGCCACGAGCATGTGACGCGAGCCGCGCAGGAGATGGGCGTCCCGCAGTCCACGCTGTCGCGGGCGATCGTGCGGCTCGAGGAGGACCTGGGGGTCACCTTGTTCGCCCGCAAGGGCCGTACGGTGTCGCTCACCCCGGCCGGCCGCACCTTCCTCACCTCCGTGGAGCGGGCCCTGGCGGAGGTGGAACGGGCGGCGGAGTCGGTGCAGGCGGACGCGGACCCGAGCGGGGGCAAGGTCGCGTTCGGGTTTCTGCACACGATGGGCTCCGAGACGGTGCCGGGGCTGATCAGGGCCTTCCGCGCCGACCATCCGCGTATCCGGTTCACGCTCGTCCAGAACTACGGCGAGGCGATGCTCGAGCGCCTGCGCGCGGGGGATCTCGACCTGTGCCTGACCTCACCGGTCCCGGACGCGCCGGACCTGGTGGCCCGGCGCCTGGACGAACAGCGGCTACGGCTGGTCGTGCCGGACGACCACCGTCTGGCGGGCCGCAAGCGGATCCGCCTGGCAGAGGCGGCCGACGAAACCTTCGTGACCCTGGAGCCGGGTTACGGCCTGCGGCGCATCACCGACGACCTGTGCGCGGAGGTGGGCTTCACGCCACGGATCGCCTTCGAGGGCGAGGAGGCGGAGACCTTGCGCGGCCTGGTGGCTGCGGGCCTGGGCGTGGCCCTGCTCCCGCCACCGGCGGTGGCCCGCCCGGGCGTCGTGGAACTGACGGTGACGGCGCCGCGTGCGGTACGGGAGATCGGCGTCGCATGGCTGGACGGCCACCCGGACACGGCTCCGGTGGCGGCATTCAAGAAGTTCTTGCTGTCGCGACGGGGGCGCTTGCTGCCGGAGTGA
- a CDS encoding alpha/beta hydrolase, whose translation MRWRRLPRPATIADPAHQTASILWLGYDAPQSVLSDATETTWADNAREPLNDFLTGIDAAHAGEVNSTVLGHSYGTLVAGETMRDHPDLPVDKAIFVGSPGVGVDHAKDLHIPADQVFSATAENDLINLAPPNAGTLAPLNPKAYMRLFDDHSILYGYDPTSDDFGGRTFKVADGGDWGLNGTPAHSQYWDGASLRGMAKIVTGGQP comes from the coding sequence ATGCGCTGGCGGAGGCTCCCAAGGCCGGCCACGATCGCCGATCCTGCCCACCAGACGGCGTCGATCCTGTGGCTCGGTTACGACGCCCCGCAGAGCGTGCTGAGCGATGCCACCGAAACGACGTGGGCCGACAACGCGCGGGAGCCGCTGAACGACTTCCTGACCGGGATCGACGCAGCTCATGCCGGGGAGGTGAACTCCACTGTCCTAGGCCACAGTTATGGCACGTTGGTTGCCGGCGAGACCATGCGGGACCACCCTGACCTGCCGGTGGACAAGGCCATTTTCGTGGGCAGCCCGGGCGTGGGTGTGGATCACGCGAAGGACCTGCATATTCCGGCCGACCAGGTGTTCTCGGCGACAGCCGAGAATGACCTCATCAACCTTGCCCCGCCGAATGCGGGCACCTTGGCGCCCCTGAACCCGAAGGCATACATGCGGCTCTTCGACGATCACTCAATCCTCTACGGTTACGATCCGACCAGCGACGACTTCGGCGGGCGGACGTTCAAGGTCGCCGATGGCGGGGACTGGGGTCTGAACGGGACTCCCGCCCACTCGCAGTACTGGGACGGAGCTTCCCTACGAGGGATGGCCAAGATCGTGACCGGAGGACAGCCGTGA